In Meiothermus ruber DSM 1279, the following proteins share a genomic window:
- the mfd gene encoding transcription-repair coupling factor, giving the protein MNLTEPSVLNHYLPGLPQVARALIFAQHHGPRVLLCPEERLGLYADLSALGVSSYVNPGLEAIGEAEVVVMSYREALEGFPARPEDWRLVLEVGRRYLRDELLERLLRMGYLREEDYRVQGDVLELGEVRLEFFGDELEVLKVDGQPRQRHVLTARAGKAEAWDSHKILHFPGPVFLDTPALAPEALWPLLAGRDRVAFGLGGPELPTLSLDYKPLPPYRARISQFVEDVHNWVGAGWSVVFFYRHVKSRNYLLSKLQARYPDLAVVSTPTLGPRPGSLNLVPASFEGAFLEPQSRTVYLSEAHLYAFGGAEVLRSRKLLSAEETDPGALAVGDYLIHPEHGIGQYLGLETREVLGAQRDYLVLRYAGEARMYLPVEQLPLLKRHPGTTDDPPALSSLGKGEWKRSREKAAKDAEELAQRLLVLHAKREATPGRAFGPLPEWDVLIEQNFPFELTPDQRKALEETLRDLEAPRPMERLISGDVGFGKTEVALRAAFRVVGHGAQVAVLVPTTLLAEQHKETFQKRLEGLPVRVAALSRFTSERETREVLRGLEQGTVDIVIGTHRLLSPDVRFKDLGLLVVDEEHRFGVGQKERIRELKEAVDTLYLSATPIPRSLYSALVGLRDLSSIQTPPPGRKPIRTLLAPYDPALVRQGIMDELERGGKAFYVHDRVATILARRRYLEALVPEARFGVVHGQMPEAEVEETMLAFAEGAFDVLLATTIIESGLDIPEANTILVERADKLGLAALYQLRGRVGRRDQEAWAYLFHPLRLTEGAERRLAAIADLSDLGSGHLLAEKDMEIRGVGNLLGPEQHGHIRAVSLEIYTELLSEAIRKLKGEQTEPERHVTLDLQLSARLSPEYIQSPAARSRYYGRLAECKNLAQLARLVKELKERYGPAPQEVENFLALTRLRLLAEGRGVVSITEDMLHLQIAFQTSALDYDAKALRALPFRVEPTQYPPGFRIPKKGLRPEEYVQALSEVLYLVG; this is encoded by the coding sequence ATGAACCTTACCGAGCCCTCTGTCCTGAACCACTACCTGCCCGGCCTGCCCCAGGTGGCCCGCGCGCTGATCTTTGCCCAGCATCATGGCCCCCGGGTGCTGCTCTGCCCCGAGGAGCGGCTGGGGTTGTACGCCGATCTGAGCGCGCTGGGGGTCTCGTCCTATGTGAACCCTGGTCTGGAGGCCATCGGCGAGGCCGAGGTGGTGGTGATGAGCTACCGCGAGGCCCTCGAGGGCTTTCCGGCCCGGCCCGAAGACTGGCGGTTGGTGCTCGAGGTGGGCCGCCGCTACCTGCGCGACGAACTATTGGAACGGCTTTTGCGCATGGGCTACCTGCGCGAAGAGGACTATCGGGTGCAGGGGGACGTCCTCGAGCTGGGCGAGGTGCGCCTCGAGTTCTTTGGCGACGAGCTCGAGGTGCTCAAGGTGGACGGCCAGCCCCGCCAGCGCCACGTCCTGACGGCCCGCGCAGGCAAGGCCGAGGCCTGGGACTCCCACAAGATTCTGCACTTCCCCGGCCCGGTCTTCCTCGACACCCCGGCCCTGGCCCCGGAGGCGCTGTGGCCTTTGCTGGCCGGGCGGGATCGGGTGGCCTTTGGCCTGGGAGGGCCCGAACTGCCCACCCTGTCCCTGGACTACAAGCCCCTGCCCCCCTACCGGGCCCGCATCTCCCAGTTTGTCGAGGATGTGCATAACTGGGTGGGGGCGGGCTGGTCGGTGGTGTTCTTTTATCGCCACGTCAAGAGCCGAAACTACCTGCTCTCCAAGCTTCAGGCCCGGTACCCCGACCTGGCCGTGGTCTCCACCCCCACCCTGGGCCCCCGGCCCGGCAGCCTCAACCTGGTACCGGCCTCCTTCGAAGGGGCTTTCCTCGAGCCCCAAAGCCGCACCGTCTACCTGAGCGAGGCCCACCTGTACGCCTTCGGTGGGGCCGAGGTGCTGCGCAGCCGCAAGCTGCTCTCTGCCGAAGAGACCGACCCCGGCGCCCTGGCCGTGGGCGACTACCTGATCCACCCCGAGCACGGCATCGGCCAGTACCTGGGCCTGGAGACCCGCGAGGTGCTGGGGGCCCAGCGCGACTACCTGGTGCTGCGCTACGCCGGTGAGGCCCGCATGTACCTGCCGGTCGAGCAACTCCCGCTCCTGAAGCGCCACCCTGGCACCACCGACGACCCCCCGGCGCTTTCCTCGCTGGGCAAGGGCGAGTGGAAGCGGAGCCGCGAGAAAGCTGCCAAAGATGCGGAAGAACTGGCCCAGCGCCTGCTGGTGCTGCACGCCAAGCGCGAGGCCACGCCGGGCCGGGCTTTTGGGCCGCTGCCTGAGTGGGACGTTCTGATTGAGCAAAACTTTCCCTTCGAGCTCACCCCCGACCAGCGGAAGGCCCTCGAGGAGACCCTGCGCGACCTAGAGGCCCCCCGGCCCATGGAACGCCTGATCTCAGGCGACGTGGGCTTCGGTAAGACCGAGGTGGCCTTGCGGGCGGCCTTCCGGGTGGTGGGGCATGGGGCCCAGGTGGCGGTGCTGGTGCCCACCACCCTCTTGGCCGAGCAGCACAAGGAGACCTTTCAGAAGCGTCTGGAGGGCCTGCCGGTGCGGGTGGCGGCGCTATCGCGCTTCACCTCGGAGCGGGAGACCCGCGAGGTGCTGCGGGGCCTCGAGCAGGGCACAGTAGACATCGTGATCGGCACCCACCGCCTGCTCTCGCCCGACGTGCGCTTCAAGGACCTGGGCCTACTGGTAGTGGACGAGGAGCACCGCTTCGGGGTGGGGCAGAAGGAGCGCATCCGCGAACTCAAAGAGGCCGTGGACACCCTCTACCTCTCGGCCACCCCCATCCCCCGCAGCCTCTACAGCGCCCTGGTGGGCCTGCGCGACCTCAGCAGCATCCAGACCCCGCCCCCCGGCCGCAAGCCCATCCGCACCCTGCTGGCCCCCTACGATCCGGCCCTGGTGCGGCAGGGCATCATGGACGAGCTCGAGCGCGGCGGCAAAGCCTTCTACGTGCACGACCGGGTCGCCACCATCCTGGCCCGGCGCCGCTACCTGGAAGCCCTGGTGCCCGAGGCCCGTTTTGGGGTGGTGCACGGGCAGATGCCCGAGGCCGAGGTGGAGGAGACCATGCTGGCCTTCGCCGAGGGGGCTTTCGATGTACTTCTAGCCACCACCATCATCGAGTCCGGCCTCGACATCCCCGAGGCCAACACCATCCTGGTCGAGCGGGCCGATAAGCTGGGCCTGGCCGCGCTGTACCAGCTCCGGGGCCGGGTGGGGCGGCGCGACCAGGAGGCCTGGGCCTACCTCTTCCACCCCCTGCGCCTCACCGAAGGGGCCGAACGCCGCCTGGCCGCCATCGCCGACCTTTCCGACCTGGGCTCCGGCCACCTGCTGGCCGAAAAGGATATGGAAATCCGCGGGGTGGGCAACCTGCTGGGCCCCGAGCAGCACGGCCACATCCGCGCGGTGAGCCTGGAAATCTACACCGAGCTGCTCTCCGAGGCCATCCGCAAGCTAAAGGGCGAACAAACCGAACCTGAGCGCCACGTGACCCTCGACCTTCAGCTCTCGGCCCGGCTCTCCCCGGAGTACATCCAGAGCCCCGCGGCCCGCAGCCGCTACTATGGCCGCCTGGCCGAGTGCAAAAACCTGGCCCAGCTCGCCCGCCTGGTCAAAGAACTCAAGGAGCGCTACGGCCCGGCCCCCCAGGAGGTGGAGAACTTCCTGGCCCTCACCCGCCTGCGCCTGCTGGCCGAGGGCCGGGGGGTGGTCTCCATCACCGAGGACATGCTGCACCTGCAAATCGCCTTCCAGACTTCCGCCCTCGACTACGACGCCAAAGCCCTGCGGGCCCTGCCCTTCCGGGTCGAGCCCACCCAGTACCCCCCCGGCTTCCGCATCCCCAAAAAAGGCCTGCGGCCCGAGGAGTATGTGCAGGCCCTGAGCGAGGTGCTGTACCTGGTGGGTTGA
- a CDS encoding ribbon-helix-helix domain-containing protein, which produces MVRTQIQLEEAQWQQLREIAHREGISIAEAVRRAVDNMLEEKQKAYRWRKEQALGVVGRFASGLQDVSENHDRYLEKAFDPR; this is translated from the coding sequence ATGGTGCGCACCCAGATTCAGCTCGAGGAAGCGCAATGGCAACAGCTACGGGAGATAGCCCACCGCGAGGGCATCTCCATAGCAGAGGCCGTGCGCAGGGCCGTAGATAACATGCTGGAAGAAAAACAAAAAGCCTACCGCTGGCGCAAAGAACAGGCCCTGGGCGTGGTGGGGCGCTTTGCTTCGGGCCTGCAGGATGTGAGCGAAAACCACGACCGCTACCTGGAGAAAGCCTTTGACCCTCGTTGA
- a CDS encoding MFS transporter, with protein MNALDKLPWQRQDLPKFIVMLSTLGLLEFTRSAFFWVYMPFSSKELGLSLSLVGLAWVVHSLTEALSRGIGGFLVQRIGFGAVGVLSGLVGLLALSGTILNPNGWFLLVSMLLWGVSISGLQPGYLSFSSRIAVPGREGRAIAYAQFLVIPWIGLGWVLGTFFIRNLPESTSLLLFAALGLVTLLGLASLGVREPLPKQSLNIRQLMQVLIIVPTAFAQLFLQNLFNLVILKFTLTHLKLTEWQLYLAMGLAAAVVFLGAGILGRLPDRKGVWLPLISSLGALAAIFLLIAQQPSYPYFLLLCLLGGIAFATFVPSWNALLVRLLPTENRAAIWGSLMVVEGLGAATGPAVGGFLWDWLGPRGPFWGGAAVCGLLIAFYGFVYWRLRRGLSVEAS; from the coding sequence ATGAACGCCCTGGACAAGCTCCCATGGCAGCGGCAGGATTTGCCCAAATTCATCGTGATGCTCTCCACGCTGGGCCTTTTAGAGTTCACCCGCTCAGCTTTTTTCTGGGTGTACATGCCCTTTTCATCCAAAGAACTGGGTCTTAGCCTGAGCCTGGTCGGGCTGGCCTGGGTTGTGCACTCCCTGACCGAAGCACTGAGCCGGGGTATTGGGGGGTTTTTAGTTCAACGCATAGGCTTTGGCGCGGTGGGCGTTCTATCGGGCTTGGTGGGACTGCTGGCTTTGTCCGGCACCATCCTTAATCCCAACGGGTGGTTCTTGCTGGTAAGTATGCTGCTTTGGGGCGTGAGCATCTCCGGGTTGCAGCCAGGTTACCTATCTTTTTCCAGTCGAATCGCCGTTCCTGGTAGAGAAGGCCGGGCCATCGCCTATGCGCAGTTCCTGGTGATACCCTGGATTGGTCTGGGCTGGGTCTTAGGAACCTTTTTTATAAGGAATCTGCCTGAAAGCACCTCGTTGCTGCTCTTTGCTGCCCTGGGCCTGGTCACCCTGCTCGGCCTCGCCAGCCTGGGCGTGCGGGAGCCTTTGCCAAAGCAAAGCCTTAACATTCGGCAGCTCATGCAGGTGCTCATCATCGTTCCAACCGCCTTTGCCCAGCTTTTTTTGCAAAACCTGTTCAATCTGGTAATCCTCAAATTCACCCTCACACACCTCAAGCTGACCGAGTGGCAGCTTTATCTAGCCATGGGTCTAGCCGCCGCAGTGGTCTTCCTGGGGGCTGGTATCCTGGGCCGCCTGCCCGACCGCAAAGGGGTCTGGCTACCCCTGATCTCCAGCCTGGGCGCTCTGGCCGCCATCTTCCTGCTAATCGCCCAGCAGCCCTCCTACCCCTACTTCTTGCTTTTGTGCTTGCTGGGGGGCATAGCTTTTGCAACCTTTGTGCCAAGCTGGAACGCCCTATTGGTGCGCCTGCTGCCCACGGAAAACCGAGCAGCCATCTGGGGCTCGTTGATGGTGGTTGAAGGCCTGGGAGCCGCCACCGGCCCGGCGGTAGGCGGGTTTTTATGGGACTGGCTGGGCCCCCGCGGTCCCTTCTGGGGCGGGGCCGCGGTATGTGGGCTGCTAATCGCCTTCTACGGTTTCGTTTACTGGAGACTGCGCCGCGGCCTCTCGGTCGAGGCCTCTTAA
- a CDS encoding glycosyltransferase, whose amino-acid sequence MSERILALIVTHNRQHMLRDCLELLAAQTRKPNHTLVIDNASTDDTPALLAQHQVEHIRLEKNTGAAGGFHFGLAEACRRDFDWVWLLDDDAHPRPDSLQKLLEGLERARGIGPEPNLLLSRLLWVDGRVHPMGVPWPDLRKPGLMLKARSHGLMPVRFGTYASMLVNLRAAQSHPLPTAAYFLYNDDLEYSGRLLRRGVGYLVRDSLVVHKTRNPYSSAINASDEVFYLEARNRAWLVRSDAFGPLGKTYWLLNSLGVFTVRLLKKGPQGIKPIWKGWLEGFQTLPDSNNQA is encoded by the coding sequence ATGAGTGAGCGAATACTAGCTCTGATCGTCACCCACAATCGTCAACATATGCTGCGGGACTGTCTCGAATTGCTGGCAGCCCAAACCCGCAAACCAAATCACACACTGGTCATAGACAATGCCTCCACCGACGATACCCCCGCGCTTCTAGCCCAGCACCAGGTCGAACATATACGCCTGGAAAAGAACACGGGCGCGGCAGGAGGTTTCCACTTTGGGCTGGCCGAGGCCTGCCGAAGGGACTTCGACTGGGTCTGGCTCCTCGACGACGATGCCCACCCAAGGCCCGACAGCCTCCAGAAGCTATTGGAGGGCCTGGAGCGGGCTCGAGGTATCGGACCCGAGCCCAACCTGCTGCTAAGCCGCCTGCTCTGGGTAGACGGGCGCGTCCATCCCATGGGTGTACCCTGGCCGGATCTGCGCAAACCGGGGCTCATGCTCAAAGCACGCTCCCACGGCCTGATGCCCGTTCGCTTTGGCACCTATGCCTCCATGCTGGTCAATCTGCGGGCCGCCCAAAGCCATCCCCTTCCGACGGCGGCTTACTTTCTGTACAACGACGACCTCGAGTACAGCGGGCGCCTGCTGCGCCGGGGGGTGGGCTACCTCGTGCGAGACAGCCTGGTGGTGCACAAAACCCGCAACCCCTATAGCTCGGCAATCAACGCTTCGGACGAGGTGTTTTACCTCGAGGCCCGCAACCGGGCCTGGTTGGTGCGCTCGGACGCCTTTGGGCCTCTCGGCAAAACCTACTGGCTACTGAATAGCCTGGGGGTGTTCACGGTTCGTCTCCTAAAAAAGGGCCCACAAGGTATCAAACCCATCTGGAAAGGCTGGCTCGAGGGTTTTCAAACCCTGCCCGATTCCAACAACCAAGCCTGA
- the fumC gene encoding class II fumarate hydratase yields the protein MGYRIETDTMGEVQVEESRYWGAQTQRSLQNFPIGQERFKMPRSIIRAMGILKKGAALANADLGELPREKADLIVRAADEVIAGKLDDHFPLVVFQTGSGTQTNMNANEVIANRAIELAGGVLGSKKPIHPNDDVNRGQSSNDTFPTAMHIAVVEELHRQLYPNVQKLRDTLAAKAEAFKDVVKVGRTHLQDATPITLGQEIGSWVAQIDYCLGEVRHAEQGLYELAIGGTAVGTGLNAHPKFGDLAASYFAKETGFPFVSAKNKFAALAAHDALVTTSAALRTLAGALMKMANDVRWLASGPRNGIGEITIPENEPGSSIMPGKVNPTQSEAMTMVCVQVFGNDAAVAFAGSQGNFQLNVFKPVMVYNVLTSIQLLGDACAAFNDNCAVGIEPNLPRIRENLEKNLMLVTALNRHIGYDKAAAIAKKAHKEGTSLKEAALALGYLTEEEFDKWVVPLEMTHN from the coding sequence ATGGGATACCGAATCGAAACCGACACCATGGGCGAAGTGCAGGTCGAAGAGAGCCGCTACTGGGGGGCGCAAACCCAGCGTTCGCTGCAGAACTTCCCGATTGGGCAGGAGCGTTTCAAGATGCCCCGCTCCATCATCCGGGCCATGGGCATCCTAAAAAAAGGCGCGGCCCTAGCCAATGCCGACCTGGGCGAGCTACCTCGAGAGAAGGCCGATCTGATCGTACGGGCCGCCGATGAGGTGATTGCGGGTAAGCTGGACGACCACTTCCCGCTGGTGGTCTTCCAGACCGGCTCGGGCACCCAGACCAACATGAACGCCAACGAGGTCATTGCCAACCGGGCCATCGAGCTGGCCGGGGGCGTGCTGGGCTCCAAAAAGCCCATTCACCCCAACGACGACGTCAACCGGGGGCAGTCCTCCAACGACACCTTCCCCACCGCCATGCACATTGCCGTGGTGGAGGAACTGCACCGGCAGCTTTACCCCAACGTACAAAAGCTGCGTGACACCCTGGCGGCCAAGGCCGAGGCTTTCAAGGACGTGGTGAAGGTCGGGCGCACCCACCTGCAGGACGCCACCCCCATCACCCTGGGGCAGGAAATAGGAAGCTGGGTGGCCCAGATCGACTACTGCCTGGGTGAGGTTCGCCACGCCGAACAGGGCCTCTACGAGCTGGCCATCGGGGGAACGGCGGTGGGCACCGGCCTCAACGCCCACCCCAAGTTTGGCGATCTGGCCGCCTCGTATTTTGCCAAGGAAACTGGCTTCCCCTTTGTTTCGGCCAAAAACAAGTTTGCCGCGCTGGCTGCTCACGACGCCCTGGTCACCACCAGCGCCGCCCTGCGCACCCTGGCCGGGGCCCTGATGAAGATGGCCAACGATGTGCGCTGGCTGGCCTCCGGCCCGCGCAACGGGATTGGTGAGATTACCATCCCCGAGAACGAGCCCGGCAGCTCCATCATGCCCGGCAAGGTTAACCCCACCCAGAGCGAGGCCATGACCATGGTGTGCGTCCAGGTCTTCGGCAATGACGCAGCGGTAGCCTTTGCGGGTTCTCAGGGCAATTTCCAGCTCAACGTGTTCAAGCCGGTGATGGTGTACAACGTTCTGACCAGCATCCAACTGCTGGGCGACGCCTGCGCTGCTTTCAACGACAACTGTGCGGTGGGCATCGAACCCAACCTGCCGCGTATCCGGGAGAACCTCGAGAAAAACCTCATGCTGGTCACCGCCCTCAACCGCCACATCGGCTACGACAAAGCTGCCGCCATCGCCAAAAAGGCTCATAAAGAAGGCACCAGCCTCAAGGAAGCAGCCCTGGCACTGGGCTACCTGACCGAGGAAGAGTTCGATAAGTGGGTGGTGCCTTTAGAGATGACCCACAACTAG
- a CDS encoding type II toxin-antitoxin system VapC family toxin, translated as MTLVDTSALYALLDRDDQNHPEAKERWEMLLEEGEPLCTHTYVGVEITALVQRRLGIEAVRALEALMGVITLYPVSLALHQQALAALLSAGRREVSLVDWVSFLWMREQNIRQAFAFDQHFLEQGFTSPPSKTP; from the coding sequence TTGACCCTCGTTGACACCTCGGCCCTGTATGCCCTCCTAGATCGAGATGACCAAAACCATCCAGAGGCCAAAGAACGCTGGGAGATGCTCCTGGAAGAAGGCGAGCCCCTTTGCACACACACCTATGTGGGGGTAGAAATCACTGCCCTGGTACAGCGTCGGCTGGGGATAGAGGCCGTGCGCGCGCTCGAGGCGCTGATGGGCGTGATAACCTTATACCCAGTGAGCCTGGCCCTGCATCAGCAGGCGTTGGCTGCCTTGCTTAGCGCCGGGCGCCGCGAGGTAAGCCTGGTAGACTGGGTGAGCTTTTTGTGGATGCGAGAGCAAAATATCCGCCAGGCTTTCGCTTTTGATCAACATTTCCTCGAGCAGGGGTTCACCAGCCCCCCTTCCAAAACACCATGA
- a CDS encoding lipid-A-disaccharide synthase-related protein, translating to MTDVLIISGGNAEDLIGATLCQHLEGLRLAALPLVGPGKRYEGRVERILGPRKQMPSGGFPFNSLENLLADLQAGFLQEIVLQIRAAQLARREVRAVAVVGDAYALAVGVLASDWGRRPLFHIQPLISSYYLHGRSVWERLRQPNQFFAEDFLFYERWMHQFVRAVYVRDKLSEQRAHQLGMHKTKFLGSLAMDILGTPERDLSGLLDGRKVLVLLPGTRADVRFSLPLMLQTAALLPELQPLVAWAGDFTNVPLAEGWALDIRDEQTAIAHHNGQQVWLLRGAFSAILHVGYVAIGTAGTANEQAAGMGIPVVAFPTPGPQYIYPNALRQSRLLGKAMQLVEARADRIAEAVRVFISDALTREKALQEGPERIGKPGAIPRIADELRLAIGVGKIL from the coding sequence ATGACCGACGTACTTATCATATCGGGCGGCAACGCCGAAGACCTGATTGGGGCCACCCTCTGCCAGCACCTGGAGGGCCTGCGGCTGGCTGCGCTGCCCCTGGTAGGCCCCGGCAAGCGCTACGAAGGCCGTGTAGAACGTATCCTGGGGCCGCGCAAACAGATGCCCTCCGGGGGCTTTCCCTTCAACAGCCTGGAAAACCTGCTGGCCGACCTGCAGGCGGGCTTTTTGCAAGAAATTGTCCTGCAAATCCGCGCAGCCCAGCTTGCCCGCCGCGAGGTGCGGGCCGTTGCGGTGGTAGGCGATGCCTACGCGCTGGCCGTGGGGGTGCTGGCCTCGGATTGGGGCCGCAGACCCTTATTTCACATCCAACCACTCATTTCTAGCTATTACCTACACGGAAGAAGCGTGTGGGAGAGGTTGCGCCAACCCAACCAGTTTTTTGCTGAGGACTTTTTATTCTACGAACGCTGGATGCACCAATTTGTGCGGGCGGTGTATGTGCGGGACAAGCTCAGCGAGCAGCGGGCCCATCAGCTTGGTATGCACAAAACCAAGTTTCTTGGCAGCTTAGCTATGGATATCCTGGGTACTCCCGAGCGCGACCTAAGCGGGCTACTGGACGGGCGCAAGGTACTGGTGCTCTTGCCCGGCACCCGGGCCGATGTGCGCTTCAGCCTGCCCCTCATGCTGCAAACCGCTGCGCTGCTACCCGAGTTACAACCCCTGGTGGCCTGGGCCGGCGACTTTACCAACGTACCTCTAGCCGAAGGCTGGGCGCTGGATATTCGGGACGAGCAAACCGCCATCGCCCACCACAACGGTCAGCAGGTCTGGCTCTTGCGGGGGGCCTTCTCGGCCATTCTGCACGTGGGCTATGTGGCTATTGGTACCGCCGGCACTGCCAACGAACAGGCGGCCGGGATGGGTATCCCGGTGGTGGCCTTCCCCACCCCAGGGCCGCAGTACATTTACCCCAACGCCCTGCGGCAAAGCCGGCTGTTGGGCAAGGCCATGCAGTTGGTGGAGGCCCGCGCAGATCGCATTGCCGAAGCGGTCAGGGTATTTATATCGGATGCGTTGACTCGAGAAAAAGCCCTGCAGGAAGGCCCTGAGCGAATTGGTAAGCCGGGAGCGATACCCCGCATAGCTGATGAACTTCGCCTCGCAATTGGAGTCGGAAAGATTTTATGA